A region from the Riemerella anatipestifer genome encodes:
- a CDS encoding c-type cytochrome — MISWRKHYKKGLIAIGLLLSTSASVYSQDAASGDPKNGETLFKTNCAACHALDKQMVGPALGGVVDRLKTEQGLGTDWLHKWIKDNKALRTSGDKYANEVFEKFNKTEMTTFPGLSEKDIDDILAYTTNPPVAEQPAADAATEANNLDAIKKAQQERSNTTIVLVSLLFIAALLVWLLLRLRQLVKLSQSDELSELNATRTQSFGELYQKYHYVGKGILAVLAVLAVYGVWNWLMWVGVYKGYKPEQPIYFSHKIHAGENKIDCQLCHSSAKYGKVSEIPSLNVCMNCHKNISEYKGSYIEPGKSKEFYTAEIKKIYAAVGWDETTQSYTGKTQPVEWVRIHNMPDFVYFNHAQHVVAGEAAIKKAKNVDVVCKACHGAIDTMNVAKMANDFTMGWCIDCHRSTEVDMNNDYNKEYFKNLHDKLKKQYGEGTKITVDAIGGLECGKCHY, encoded by the coding sequence ATGATTAGTTGGAGAAAGCATTACAAAAAGGGATTGATAGCTATAGGATTATTGCTATCAACTAGTGCTTCTGTGTACTCACAGGATGCTGCAAGTGGCGACCCAAAGAATGGGGAAACGCTTTTTAAAACCAATTGTGCTGCCTGTCATGCGTTAGATAAACAAATGGTAGGTCCTGCTCTGGGAGGTGTAGTTGATAGACTTAAAACCGAACAAGGGTTAGGTACAGATTGGTTACATAAGTGGATAAAAGACAACAAGGCTCTCAGGACATCGGGAGACAAGTACGCTAATGAAGTCTTTGAAAAGTTCAACAAGACGGAAATGACTACATTTCCAGGGCTTTCAGAAAAAGATATTGATGATATCTTAGCGTATACAACCAATCCACCTGTTGCTGAGCAACCTGCTGCTGATGCGGCAACGGAGGCTAATAATCTAGATGCTATAAAGAAAGCTCAACAAGAGCGTAGTAATACTACTATTGTTTTAGTGTCATTATTGTTTATTGCGGCACTACTAGTTTGGTTATTGCTAAGACTTAGACAGTTGGTTAAACTTAGCCAAAGTGATGAGCTGTCAGAGCTTAACGCTACAAGAACCCAATCTTTTGGTGAACTTTATCAGAAGTATCACTATGTAGGTAAGGGTATTTTAGCAGTATTGGCTGTATTGGCGGTTTATGGTGTTTGGAACTGGCTGATGTGGGTAGGTGTTTATAAAGGGTATAAGCCTGAGCAGCCTATCTATTTCTCTCACAAAATTCATGCGGGTGAAAATAAGATAGACTGTCAGTTGTGTCACTCAAGTGCTAAGTATGGTAAGGTTTCAGAAATTCCATCACTTAATGTTTGTATGAACTGTCATAAGAACATTTCAGAATATAAAGGTAGCTACATTGAACCTGGTAAATCTAAAGAATTCTATACTGCTGAGATTAAAAAGATTTACGCTGCAGTAGGTTGGGATGAAACTACTCAGTCTTATACAGGTAAAACTCAACCTGTGGAATGGGTAAGAATCCACAATATGCCTGATTTTGTTTACTTTAATCACGCACAGCACGTGGTAGCTGGAGAGGCGGCTATTAAAAAGGCTAAAAATGTAGATGTGGTTTGTAAGGCTTGTCACGGTGCTATAGATACTATGAATGTGGCTAAAATGGCAAATGATTTCACTATGGGATGGTGTATCGACTGTCATAGAAGTACAGAAGTAGATATGAATAACGATTACAACAAAGAGTATTTCAAAAACTTACATGATAAGTTGAAAAAACAGTACGGCGAAGGCACTAAAATTACAGTAGATGCTATCGGTGGACTAGAGTGTGGTAAATGTCATTATTAA
- a CDS encoding FISUMP domain-containing protein has protein sequence MKIKIPLGVLAFLGFGLSVYGQYEKRVGINTPTPQATLEIAKIELGNLPSGQVQGVIFPKLETSERNTFTSNAKVGMMIYNLTKKCIDWYNGTQWSCTDGTQADIPPTVVEVPSSLQIKGTDKRIASVYDADFLPFTTPTQAANWNTSIPADGASETMTIDYQGKLTTSGYEVQIPVVATGSGTLPAYSVGTWVSPAYTQNGVGRMVVLSWGEQSFTTSTRWITASVKALGGDLLVKKLDINGGLGADMSGNLMASFPLPGTTETFELRAIAAVPDRYFDKKTNTYAGDDASSSTWAANEYEHQMLYVPIKGWDGKIWLNMNLGADYAKAGGSDFDLNAAYTKTDHKAYGSLFQWQRKADGHELINWTSSTSGTPKYNTPTSALSNSWTNPGSRNFIVGHGSNYYSWVDITLNNADTQKDLWQSGQSNNPCPVGYHVPTHNEQIALHNAITGQSLGNSSSYSSAMWNEQVLRLPASGFYGYGYGLLSSHSSGGHLWSSEQRYSDSSWELSFSSDYSTAGYHKGRAHGYGVRCIKD, from the coding sequence ATGAAAATAAAAATACCCTTAGGCGTTTTGGCTTTTTTAGGCTTTGGTCTGTCGGTGTATGGGCAGTACGAGAAGCGTGTGGGCATTAACACACCCACACCTCAAGCCACTTTGGAAATAGCTAAAATAGAGTTGGGAAATTTGCCCAGTGGTCAGGTGCAGGGCGTGATATTTCCCAAGTTAGAAACCTCAGAACGCAATACCTTTACCAGCAATGCAAAGGTAGGAATGATGATTTACAACCTCACCAAAAAGTGCATTGATTGGTACAATGGCACCCAATGGTCTTGCACGGACGGCACTCAAGCCGATATTCCGCCTACGGTGGTTGAGGTTCCGTCCAGTCTCCAAATTAAAGGCACTGATAAGCGGATTGCATCGGTTTACGATGCAGATTTTCTCCCGTTCACTACCCCTACGCAAGCGGCGAATTGGAACACCTCAATCCCTGCGGACGGAGCGTCCGAAACTATGACGATTGATTATCAAGGGAAGCTAACGACCAGCGGCTACGAGGTTCAGATTCCTGTGGTAGCTACGGGCTCGGGAACTTTGCCGGCTTATAGTGTTGGGACTTGGGTTTCTCCTGCGTACACTCAAAACGGAGTGGGGCGAATGGTGGTTCTATCTTGGGGAGAGCAGTCTTTTACTACGAGTACCCGTTGGATTACGGCTTCGGTGAAGGCGTTGGGTGGCGATTTATTGGTGAAGAAGTTGGACATCAACGGTGGATTGGGAGCGGATATGAGCGGTAATTTGATGGCGTCTTTTCCGCTTCCGGGGACAACGGAAACATTTGAACTAAGGGCGATAGCCGCCGTTCCAGATAGGTATTTTGATAAGAAAACCAATACATATGCAGGAGACGATGCAAGCAGTTCTACTTGGGCAGCCAATGAATACGAGCATCAGATGCTGTATGTCCCGATAAAGGGCTGGGACGGCAAAATATGGTTGAATATGAACTTAGGAGCCGACTATGCCAAGGCTGGAGGAAGCGACTTTGATTTGAACGCTGCCTACACTAAGACCGACCATAAAGCCTACGGCTCCCTCTTCCAATGGCAGCGGAAAGCAGACGGGCACGAGCTTATCAACTGGACCTCTTCCACAAGTGGTACGCCTAAATATAATACTCCCACCTCTGCTTTATCTAATTCTTGGACGAACCCAGGTAGCAGGAATTTTATCGTAGGTCATGGTTCAAATTATTATAGTTGGGTAGATATTACCTTAAATAATGCAGATACTCAAAAAGATTTATGGCAGTCAGGGCAATCCAATAACCCTTGTCCTGTGGGGTATCATGTGCCTACGCACAACGAGCAAATCGCTTTACATAATGCCATTACGGGACAGAGTTTAGGTAATAGTTCCTCTTATTCTTCGGCGATGTGGAACGAGCAAGTGCTCCGCCTGCCTGCCAGTGGTTTCTACGGCTACGGCTATGGCTTGCTCAGCAGTCATAGCAGCGGCGGCCACTTGTGGAGCAGCGAGCAGAGGTATAGCGACAGCTCGTGGGAGCTATCGTTCAGTAGCGACTATAGCACCGCGGGCTACCACAAAGGTCGTGCCCACGGCTATGGCGTCCGTTGTATCAAGGATTAG
- the aroQ gene encoding type II 3-dehydroquinate dehydratase: MKILIINGANLNLLGTREPDIYGYISMEEVLANLKEKFVKYKIDYFQSNLEGEIINRIQNEDYDALVINPGAFTHYSYAIADALKNLKKPKVEIHISNIYQREEFRQKSVTAAYTDGILSGFGIKGYQLAVAAVVDLM; this comes from the coding sequence ATGAAAATATTAATTATTAATGGAGCAAACCTCAATCTTTTAGGAACTAGAGAACCAGATATTTACGGATATATTTCTATGGAAGAAGTGTTGGCTAATTTGAAAGAAAAATTTGTGAAATATAAAATTGATTATTTTCAATCCAATCTAGAAGGTGAAATCATCAATAGAATTCAGAATGAAGACTACGATGCTTTGGTGATTAACCCTGGGGCATTCACGCACTACTCTTATGCTATTGCCGATGCACTTAAAAATCTTAAGAAACCTAAAGTAGAAATACATATTAGTAATATTTACCAAAGAGAAGAGTTTAGGCAGAAGTCTGTTACAGCAGCTTATACAGATGGTATTCTATCAGGTTTTGGTATTAAAGGTTACCAGTTAGCAGTAGCTGCAGTCGTAGATTTGATGTAA
- a CDS encoding SPOR domain-containing protein: MKKLINSNFYALFFLAFSFCNAQNTVIKKDTLEGIELSITTDKNISSLLDNLEKGCATKEGTVKKTEKSDYTVSSNTTNVNKNLSNAEICRKNPRILGYKIQLVVVKSKDEADEVAQYFRRRFPYIKVQLDASLRPNYKVLAGSYFTKEAAASDLRNIRSYFKSATPVRYMIFCTDAL; the protein is encoded by the coding sequence ATGAAAAAATTAATAAACTCAAATTTTTATGCTTTATTCTTTCTAGCCTTTTCTTTTTGTAATGCACAAAATACCGTTATAAAAAAAGATACACTAGAAGGCATAGAGCTTAGTATTACTACTGATAAAAACATTAGCTCTCTGCTAGATAATTTAGAAAAAGGATGTGCTACAAAAGAAGGTACGGTGAAGAAAACAGAGAAATCTGACTATACTGTTTCTTCTAACACAACAAACGTTAATAAAAATTTATCTAACGCTGAAATTTGCAGAAAGAATCCTAGAATATTAGGTTACAAAATACAACTCGTGGTAGTAAAAAGTAAGGATGAAGCGGACGAAGTTGCTCAATACTTTAGAAGAAGATTCCCATATATAAAAGTACAACTAGATGCTTCTCTTAGACCAAATTACAAAGTATTAGCAGGTAGTTATTTTACTAAAGAAGCTGCTGCAAGTGATTTAAGAAATATAAGAAGTTACTTTAAATCTGCCACTCCTGTGAGATACATGATTTTCTGTACTGATGCCCTTTAA
- a CDS encoding gliding motility lipoprotein GldH: MTKVNVFWIMLALFSLTSCSSFGDEEVKMNDLNGVWHKNNPQKFEFEIKDAQNPKNIIFVIRNNNDYPFSNLYLISKISKGNKVLGKIDTLNYVLAMPNGEWVGRGFGSTKEALFQYKVNYKFPENGVYNIELKQAMRKDTLKGIEDIGVTIQSLK; this comes from the coding sequence ATGACAAAGGTTAATGTTTTTTGGATAATGTTAGCGTTGTTCTCTTTAACTTCTTGCTCATCGTTTGGAGATGAAGAGGTTAAGATGAATGACCTTAATGGAGTGTGGCATAAAAATAACCCGCAAAAATTTGAGTTTGAAATAAAAGATGCTCAGAATCCTAAAAATATTATCTTTGTTATACGAAATAATAATGATTATCCTTTCAGTAACCTCTATCTCATTAGTAAGATAAGTAAGGGGAATAAGGTTTTAGGGAAGATAGACACCCTAAACTATGTGTTAGCAATGCCAAATGGAGAGTGGGTAGGCCGTGGTTTTGGTTCTACAAAGGAGGCATTATTTCAATATAAGGTTAATTATAAATTTCCTGAAAATGGAGTCTACAACATAGAGCTTAAACAAGCGATGAGAAAAGATACTTTAAAGGGAATAGAAGATATAGGGGTAACAATCCAATCATTAAAATAG
- a CDS encoding heme-binding domain-containing protein produces MKKVALALLAAGVILQFFQIDKTNPPVDKGMDFVQIKKMPESTANILKSACYDCHSNETKYPWYTNIQPVAWFVKEHIDDGRKRLNFSTFATYSPEKQAEKIEESIEEIEKGGMPLESYLLVHSEAKLSDGQKQELLNFLKQSIGKTSDTNTNGNEDED; encoded by the coding sequence ATGAAAAAAGTAGCGTTGGCTTTATTAGCCGCTGGAGTAATTCTCCAATTCTTTCAAATAGATAAAACCAATCCGCCTGTAGACAAAGGGATGGATTTTGTTCAAATTAAAAAAATGCCAGAGTCTACCGCAAACATCCTTAAAAGTGCTTGTTATGACTGCCATTCTAACGAAACCAAATACCCTTGGTACACCAATATACAACCTGTAGCTTGGTTTGTAAAAGAGCATATAGATGACGGAAGAAAGCGCCTTAATTTCTCTACATTTGCAACCTATAGCCCAGAAAAGCAAGCTGAAAAAATAGAAGAGTCTATAGAAGAAATAGAAAAGGGAGGTATGCCACTAGAGTCTTACCTACTGGTACATTCTGAAGCAAAACTTTCTGATGGGCAAAAGCAAGAGTTGCTAAACTTCCTAAAGCAGTCTATTGGTAAGACCTCTGATACCAACACAAATGGAAACGAGGACGAAGATTAA
- a CDS encoding PSP1 domain-containing protein — MSCGCGASGNSTHTCGTKSASGCASVDTCGNSYKLSVFDWLSNIKPPAPSQNEFVEVRFKNERKCFFRNVHNLPLSIGSVVTVEANPGHDVGVVSLTGELVKIQMKKKKANSEECLKIYRVANQKDIDAWQAIRNKEEEVKLEARKIARNLNLQMKISDVEFQGDGTKATFYYTAEGRVDFRQLIKEYATMFRTKIDMKQIGYRQEASKVGGIGSCGRELCCSTWLTDFRSVNTNAARYQQLSINPQKLAGQCGKLKCCLNFELDSYLDALDAFPSTNTTINTEKGKAFCIKIDVFKKKMWFAYVENSMMWYDLDVDEVKKLIKQNKEGKQAQPLEELKSQTLPKEVQSVDLIQEDSIDRFEKKDNAKRKNRRRNSNNEGGKSQSNNKNPQNNPNKEAGSGETKKPRPKYKNKRKPNPRNTDNDKG, encoded by the coding sequence ATGAGTTGTGGATGTGGAGCATCTGGAAACTCTACTCATACTTGTGGGACAAAATCAGCCTCAGGGTGTGCTAGTGTAGACACCTGCGGCAATAGTTATAAATTAAGTGTTTTTGATTGGCTTTCAAATATAAAGCCGCCAGCACCTTCCCAAAATGAATTTGTAGAGGTAAGATTTAAAAACGAAAGGAAATGCTTTTTTAGGAATGTTCATAACCTTCCGCTTAGTATAGGGAGTGTGGTAACGGTAGAAGCAAATCCAGGTCATGATGTAGGGGTTGTAAGCCTTACTGGCGAATTGGTAAAAATCCAAATGAAGAAGAAAAAGGCAAATTCTGAAGAATGTCTTAAGATATATAGAGTAGCCAATCAGAAGGATATAGATGCGTGGCAAGCTATTAGAAACAAAGAGGAAGAAGTAAAGTTAGAAGCAAGAAAAATAGCGAGAAACCTTAACCTACAAATGAAAATTTCTGATGTGGAATTTCAGGGTGATGGTACTAAAGCTACCTTTTACTATACTGCTGAAGGCAGAGTAGACTTTAGACAACTGATTAAGGAGTACGCCACAATGTTCCGTACTAAAATAGATATGAAGCAGATTGGCTACCGTCAAGAAGCTTCTAAAGTTGGAGGAATAGGTTCTTGCGGAAGAGAGCTTTGTTGTTCTACTTGGCTTACAGATTTTCGTTCGGTGAATACCAATGCGGCTCGTTATCAACAGTTGAGTATCAATCCTCAAAAGTTGGCTGGGCAATGTGGTAAGCTTAAATGTTGTCTCAATTTTGAGCTAGATAGCTACCTAGATGCCTTAGATGCATTTCCTTCTACTAATACTACCATCAATACCGAAAAAGGTAAAGCGTTTTGCATCAAAATAGATGTTTTCAAAAAGAAAATGTGGTTTGCTTATGTAGAAAACTCTATGATGTGGTATGATTTAGATGTAGATGAAGTGAAAAAACTTATTAAGCAGAATAAAGAAGGTAAACAAGCTCAGCCTTTAGAAGAACTTAAAAGTCAAACGCTTCCAAAAGAGGTGCAGAGTGTGGATCTTATTCAAGAAGATAGCATAGATAGATTTGAGAAAAAAGATAATGCTAAGAGAAAAAATAGAAGGAGAAATAGTAATAATGAAGGAGGAAAATCTCAGAGCAATAATAAAAACCCTCAGAATAATCCAAATAAAGAGGCTGGAAGTGGTGAGACTAAGAAGCCTCGTCCAAAATATAAAAATAAAAGAAAACCTAACCCAAGAAATACAGATAATGACAAAGGTTAA
- a CDS encoding penicillin-binding protein 1A, with protein sequence MTSDKNQKQTFPLPPKKKKNNGYKKWIKLIWLGLVGFVVGVAALFFATSQGLLGEMPDVQDLENPDIYVASEIISSDGVTLGKFEMEKTDPITYKDMPPHLIYALQAKEDERFKEHSGIDLKSILRAIRFGGDRGGGSTITQQLAKLLFTKKASTNKFRRVTQKLKEWVVAVSLEKRYTKEEIITMYFNKFDFTYNAHGIEMASKIYFNKKTKDLTLPEAAMFVAMLEAPVANNPLRNEERAKKRRDVVLKQMLETGYIDQATYEKAIAQPLVVNYTPIKNITEGNSAYYKYYLRKEIAQYLKDYEKKTGKSVNLFRDGLKIYVTLDSRMQKYAEEAIKEHLTQLQKSFDAEQRRNPSRPFYKVSKDRQNRIMMRAVKRTGRYQQLLASGMPEDSIIMEFHKPTKLTRFTWDGEEEVEMSPWDSIRYHKQIAQAGLMSMDPSTGDIKAWVGGIDWQHFQYDHVRQGKRQVGSTFKPFVYAAAIMNLGMTPCTPISNATYTKGSWRVLGSGGSLTLRDALAHSKNPVAARLIESVGVDNVIQLARDLGVESDIPRNNTIALGSSEITIYEMLGAYSTFANFGNYVKPEMIWRIEDANGRVITEVKSELKEIMNEKYAYSMIDLMKGVSAYGTASGELRRKGISAGVEIAAKTGTTNDNSDGWFIGMVPKLATGVWVGWEDRDTHFWSTGEGQGAKMALPIWALFMKKVWANKSLNISPEEKFVKPSDWTNGCDDLRGMGGYGDEGGLQTIDQLRNPKPVESKPKGSSTGREENINEKLNTSEEIDFNQ encoded by the coding sequence ATGACTTCTGATAAAAATCAAAAACAAACCTTTCCTCTTCCTCCTAAAAAGAAGAAGAATAACGGATATAAAAAATGGATTAAGCTAATATGGCTAGGTTTAGTAGGCTTTGTAGTAGGTGTAGCAGCTTTGTTTTTTGCAACCTCTCAAGGTCTTTTAGGAGAAATGCCAGATGTACAAGATTTGGAGAATCCTGATATTTATGTAGCTTCGGAGATTATCTCTTCAGATGGGGTAACTTTAGGTAAATTTGAAATGGAGAAAACAGATCCTATTACCTATAAGGATATGCCTCCTCATTTAATTTATGCTCTACAAGCTAAAGAAGATGAGAGATTTAAGGAGCATTCAGGGATAGATTTAAAGTCCATACTTAGGGCTATTCGTTTTGGAGGGGATAGAGGTGGAGGTTCTACCATTACTCAGCAGTTAGCGAAACTTTTATTTACTAAAAAAGCATCTACTAATAAGTTTAGAAGGGTTACTCAAAAACTTAAAGAATGGGTAGTAGCAGTAAGTCTTGAAAAGCGTTATACCAAAGAGGAAATCATTACGATGTACTTCAATAAGTTTGATTTTACATACAACGCTCATGGTATAGAAATGGCGTCAAAGATTTATTTTAATAAGAAAACAAAAGATTTAACACTTCCTGAAGCTGCTATGTTTGTAGCGATGTTGGAAGCACCTGTGGCTAATAATCCGCTTCGTAATGAGGAACGAGCTAAGAAGAGGAGAGATGTGGTACTTAAGCAGATGCTAGAAACAGGCTACATAGACCAAGCAACTTACGAAAAGGCAATAGCACAGCCATTGGTGGTGAATTATACTCCAATTAAAAATATTACAGAAGGAAATTCTGCTTATTATAAGTATTATCTTAGAAAAGAAATCGCTCAGTATCTAAAAGATTATGAGAAAAAGACAGGTAAGTCGGTTAATTTGTTTAGAGATGGGCTCAAGATTTATGTAACATTAGATTCTAGAATGCAGAAGTATGCAGAGGAAGCTATTAAAGAGCATTTAACTCAACTACAAAAATCTTTTGATGCAGAGCAGAGAAGAAACCCTAGCCGACCGTTCTATAAGGTAAGTAAAGACCGTCAAAATAGAATTATGATGAGGGCAGTTAAGCGCACGGGGCGCTATCAGCAGCTTTTAGCATCAGGTATGCCAGAAGACTCTATCATTATGGAGTTTCATAAGCCTACTAAGCTAACTAGATTTACTTGGGATGGAGAGGAAGAAGTTGAAATGTCTCCTTGGGACTCAATTCGTTACCATAAACAAATTGCACAGGCTGGATTAATGTCTATGGATCCATCTACGGGAGATATTAAAGCTTGGGTAGGAGGTATAGATTGGCAACATTTTCAGTATGACCATGTAAGACAAGGCAAAAGACAGGTGGGGTCAACATTCAAACCATTTGTTTATGCTGCTGCTATTATGAATTTGGGAATGACACCTTGTACACCTATTTCTAATGCAACATATACCAAGGGAAGCTGGAGAGTTTTAGGTTCTGGAGGTTCGCTTACTCTTAGAGATGCTTTAGCTCATTCTAAAAACCCTGTAGCTGCAAGGCTTATAGAATCTGTGGGAGTAGATAATGTAATTCAGTTAGCTAGAGATTTAGGAGTTGAGAGTGATATTCCTAGAAATAATACAATTGCATTAGGTTCTTCTGAGATTACAATATACGAAATGCTCGGAGCTTACAGTACTTTTGCTAACTTTGGTAACTATGTAAAACCTGAGATGATATGGCGTATAGAAGATGCCAATGGTAGAGTAATAACAGAAGTGAAATCTGAGTTAAAAGAAATAATGAATGAGAAGTATGCTTATTCTATGATTGATTTGATGAAAGGTGTGTCTGCTTACGGTACGGCATCGGGAGAGTTAAGAAGAAAAGGCATTAGTGCAGGTGTTGAAATCGCCGCTAAAACAGGTACAACTAACGATAACTCAGATGGTTGGTTTATAGGAATGGTGCCGAAATTAGCCACAGGTGTTTGGGTTGGTTGGGAAGATAGAGATACCCACTTCTGGAGTACAGGTGAGGGGCAAGGTGCTAAGATGGCATTACCGATATGGGCTTTATTTATGAAGAAAGTATGGGCGAATAAGAGCTTAAATATATCTCCAGAGGAAAAATTTGTAAAACCTTCGGATTGGACTAACGGTTGTGATGACCTTAGAGGTATGGGAGGCTATGGCGACGAAGGAGGCTTACAGACAATAGACCAGCTGAGAAATCCTAAACCGGTGGAATCTAAACCTAAAGGCTCTTCTACAGGACGGGAAGAAAATATAAATGAAAAGCTGAATACTTCCGAGGAAATAGATTTTAATCAATAA
- a CDS encoding thiol-disulfide oxidoreductase DCC family protein — protein MNLDFSKYYLFYDGDCGVCNRWVQWVLKNDKNDNFRFVALQSSFGQSFLKDRNLPTSNFSTLYLWKPNAFYLTKSDAVIKIGRILGGKFRLLNIGKAVPTFVRNKMYDLVAKNRMNIARKHCLLLSSEEQKKFIK, from the coding sequence ATGAATTTAGATTTTTCTAAATATTACCTTTTTTACGACGGAGATTGTGGCGTCTGTAACCGATGGGTGCAATGGGTACTTAAGAATGACAAAAATGATAACTTTAGGTTTGTGGCACTGCAATCTTCCTTTGGGCAAAGTTTTTTAAAGGACAGAAATCTGCCTACCTCTAACTTTTCAACGCTTTATCTTTGGAAACCCAATGCATTTTACCTTACTAAGTCTGATGCCGTTATTAAAATAGGTCGTATTTTGGGCGGTAAGTTTAGGCTGTTAAATATTGGCAAGGCTGTTCCCACATTCGTTAGGAACAAAATGTACGACCTCGTTGCCAAAAACAGAATGAATATTGCCCGTAAGCATTGTTTGCTCCTTTCTAGCGAAGAACAAAAGAAATTCATCAAATAG
- a CDS encoding GLPGLI family protein has protein sequence MRFYFLILALATQVLAAQATRFVYEMSFKPDSTNRTQTKTETVFLDVEAQKSIFYSEKRMQRDSLFSRMRETRNFNFDRGAMDNYRTAVNFSIEKNYTSQNITFKNRIAADTYSYTENNPTTWEILPETAKIGNYETQKAKTTYGGRTWLAWFTTEIPMPDGPYKFFGLPGLIVKVEDTKGDYSFDLKESKKIAAPASFSYRSAPIEVKKKDYQKIEQRFKEDPLSFINRSGGPIRIEMDANTKRRMEEKSKEESAKNNNPIELK, from the coding sequence ATGAGATTTTACTTTTTAATTCTAGCACTAGCCACTCAGGTTTTAGCAGCACAAGCCACTCGTTTTGTTTATGAAATGAGTTTCAAGCCAGATTCTACCAATAGAACGCAAACTAAGACAGAAACTGTATTTCTAGATGTTGAGGCTCAAAAATCCATCTTCTATTCCGAAAAAAGAATGCAAAGAGACTCTCTATTTTCTAGAATGAGAGAAACTAGAAATTTCAATTTTGATAGAGGAGCTATGGATAACTACCGCACCGCCGTCAATTTTTCCATAGAAAAAAATTATACCTCCCAAAACATCACCTTTAAAAACCGTATTGCTGCCGATACTTACAGCTATACAGAAAACAACCCTACCACTTGGGAAATTTTACCCGAGACCGCTAAAATAGGTAATTATGAAACCCAAAAGGCAAAAACCACCTACGGTGGCAGGACTTGGCTCGCTTGGTTTACTACAGAAATCCCAATGCCCGACGGACCTTACAAATTTTTTGGTCTTCCTGGTCTTATTGTAAAGGTAGAAGATACCAAAGGAGATTATAGCTTTGACCTTAAAGAAAGTAAGAAGATAGCAGCTCCTGCCTCTTTCTCCTATCGTTCAGCACCGATAGAGGTTAAAAAGAAAGATTATCAAAAAATAGAACAAAGGTTTAAAGAAGACCCTCTCTCGTTCATTAACAGAAGTGGCGGACCAATAAGGATTGAAATGGACGCCAACACAAAAAGAAGAATGGAAGAAAAAAGCAAAGAAGAATCTGCAAAAAATAACAACCCGATAGAACTAAAATAA